One window of the Pedobacter ginsengisoli genome contains the following:
- the cysQ gene encoding 3'(2'),5'-bisphosphate nucleotidase CysQ, producing MNITDIQPIIDIAIKAGKAILEVYNGTQEAFGITRKEDNSPLTIADRVSHEIIVDGLTKLYPQIPILSEEGADIEYAIRKEWKQYWCVDPLDGTKEFISRNGQFTVNIAFMENNKPLIGVIYSPVLNVVYYGIIGKGSWKMTPGEPSEHISVDKKATEWVAIGSRSHADEDEENILKQYPVVSKLSIGSSLKFCLVAEGKAQIYYRKGPTMEWDTAAGQAIAIGSGAIMVNADFEEFVYNKPSLLNPGFYCKVS from the coding sequence ATGAATATTACAGATATACAGCCAATAATCGATATTGCCATTAAAGCCGGAAAAGCCATTTTGGAAGTCTATAATGGGACACAGGAAGCTTTTGGGATTACCAGGAAAGAAGACAATTCTCCGTTAACAATTGCCGATCGCGTTTCGCATGAGATTATTGTAGATGGCTTAACTAAACTTTATCCTCAAATTCCAATACTATCTGAAGAAGGCGCCGATATTGAATATGCTATCAGAAAAGAATGGAAGCAGTATTGGTGTGTTGATCCTCTAGATGGTACTAAAGAATTCATCAGCAGGAATGGGCAGTTTACTGTTAATATTGCTTTTATGGAAAACAATAAGCCTTTAATAGGAGTAATTTACAGTCCAGTATTAAATGTGGTTTATTATGGGATTATTGGAAAGGGAAGTTGGAAAATGACCCCTGGTGAACCTTCAGAACACATTAGTGTGGATAAGAAAGCCACAGAATGGGTTGCTATCGGTAGTCGTTCTCATGCTGATGAGGATGAGGAAAACATACTAAAGCAGTATCCTGTGGTCAGTAAACTCTCAATAGGCAGTTCGTTAAAGTTTTGTTTGGTTGCAGAAGGTAAAGCTCAAATCTACTATAGAAAAGGTCCAACTATGGAATGGGATACTGCAGCTGGACAAGCCATAGCCATAGGCAGCGGTGCAATTATGGTTAATGCAGATTTTGAAGAATTTGTTTACAATAAGCCATCGCTATTAAATCCAGGGTTTTACTGTAAGGTAAGTTAA
- the cysC gene encoding adenylyl-sulfate kinase: protein MKLPHQKGMVIWLMGLSGAGKSTISNLFEEQLNESGFFSIKLDGDEMRKGLNHNLGFSMDDRAENIRRAAETAKIIALNGIIVTCSFITPLNAHREIARTILGDMYFEVFIDCPLDVCEQRDIKGLYEQAYNNTLKNFTGISSAFERPENPDLVLHTDHFTAKQCCDQLHNAVKTRIADIS from the coding sequence ATGAAATTACCACATCAAAAGGGAATGGTGATATGGCTTATGGGCCTATCCGGAGCAGGCAAAAGTACCATATCGAATTTATTTGAAGAACAGTTAAATGAGTCTGGTTTCTTTTCTATAAAACTTGATGGTGATGAAATGAGAAAGGGCTTAAACCACAATCTTGGTTTTAGTATGGACGATAGAGCCGAGAATATTAGAAGAGCGGCTGAAACTGCTAAAATAATTGCCTTAAACGGAATAATTGTTACCTGTTCTTTTATTACTCCTTTAAATGCTCATAGAGAAATAGCAAGAACTATCCTTGGCGATATGTACTTTGAGGTTTTTATTGATTGCCCGCTGGATGTTTGTGAGCAAAGAGATATTAAAGGCTTATATGAACAAGCATACAACAATACACTAAAGAATTTTACAGGAATAAGTTCTGCTTTTGAACGACCGGAAAATCCGGATTTAGTACTTCATACCGATCATTTTACTGCTAAACAGTGCTGCGATCAATTGCATAATGCTGTAAAAACCAGAATTGCAGATATTTCTTAA
- a CDS encoding MFS transporter, with protein MNNSSTSDPIYNLPFALLCLSSLLFSASFNMLIPDLPAYLSGLGGAEYKGLIIALFTLTAGISRPFSGKLTDTIGRVPVMAVGSIVCFVCGFLYPILGTVSGFLFLRLVHGFSTGFKPTATAAYVADIIPRERWGEALGIHGLCFSTGMAIGPAIGSFISGLYSINVLFYCSSALALLSIIILMNMKETLKDKQKFSLSVLKISRKDIIDVRVLPAAIVTLLSYVGYGVILTLIPDWSGHIGLANKGIFFMVFTISSLLIRFIAGKISDKYGRINVAICGLIILCASLVITGYGTSETGLLAGAVVYGIGTGILSPALNAWTIDLSHPQYRGKAMATMYIALEAGIGLGALLAGWAYQDVIAMIPTILYCTAGVALMALVYMIMWKKRAFFTV; from the coding sequence ATGAATAATTCCTCTACATCAGATCCAATATATAATCTTCCATTTGCATTACTCTGTCTGAGTTCTCTTTTATTCTCAGCCAGCTTTAATATGCTTATTCCTGATTTACCAGCTTACCTTAGCGGTTTGGGTGGTGCAGAATATAAAGGCCTGATTATAGCATTATTTACACTTACAGCTGGTATATCGCGACCATTTAGTGGGAAACTGACCGATACAATTGGCAGGGTTCCAGTTATGGCTGTCGGATCTATTGTGTGCTTTGTTTGCGGATTTTTATATCCTATTCTTGGTACGGTTTCTGGCTTTTTATTTCTACGTCTTGTTCATGGTTTTTCAACCGGGTTTAAGCCAACAGCTACGGCAGCTTATGTAGCTGATATTATCCCGCGGGAGCGTTGGGGAGAGGCTTTAGGCATACATGGGTTATGCTTTAGTACCGGAATGGCCATTGGCCCGGCTATTGGTAGTTTTATAAGTGGTTTATATTCAATAAACGTATTGTTTTACTGTTCATCTGCGCTGGCTTTGCTATCGATCATCATATTGATGAACATGAAGGAAACTTTAAAGGATAAACAGAAGTTTAGTTTGTCTGTTCTGAAAATATCACGTAAAGACATAATTGACGTTAGGGTATTGCCGGCAGCTATTGTAACCTTGCTATCGTATGTAGGCTATGGTGTTATATTAACACTGATACCTGATTGGAGTGGCCATATTGGTCTGGCTAACAAAGGGATATTCTTTATGGTATTTACCATATCTTCATTACTGATCAGGTTTATTGCCGGAAAGATATCTGATAAATATGGCCGTATAAATGTGGCCATTTGCGGATTGATCATTCTGTGTGCCTCATTGGTTATTACAGGGTATGGTACTTCTGAAACCGGTTTACTTGCAGGAGCAGTGGTTTATGGCATAGGAACTGGTATCTTATCGCCTGCTTTAAACGCCTGGACTATAGACCTCAGTCACCCCCAGTATAGGGGTAAGGCTATGGCCACCATGTACATAGCGCTTGAAGCAGGTATTGGTTTGGGAGCTTTACTGGCCGGGTGGGCCTATCAGGACGTGATCGCTATGATTCCAACTATTCTTTATTGTACTGCCGGTGTTGCACTAATGGCGCTGGTGTATATGATAATGTGGAAAAAAAGAGCTTTCTTTACTGTATGA
- a CDS encoding YfhO family protein, protein MKKWFQANSTHFIIIGIFFILCFAYFSPAMQGKDLYQSDVLEAKAMAKEIMDVKAATGKGPLWTNSMFGGMPSFQIWVSNSGSIANYVINTLKTVFPNPIDIVLCYLLGAYFLLSTLKMKPWLAAAGAIAFAFTSYNFIYIEAGHSNQAMAISFFAPVLGSILLTFRGRYLLGGLLTAFFLAVEIRCNHIQMTYYLFMCLLILAGFELYYAIASKQLKAFFTSAGYLVAGVILAVGVNAGQLWTTYEYGNESIRGKANLTRTSSKSDTGLGRDYAYNWSQGVGEISTFLVPNMYGGATQIKQLDEHSHVAKALVAKGVPEDQVKEIIPQLQQGLIRTYWGEKSSTHGPWYFGCIVIFLYVLGLFIVKGKMKWWILTSTFLFVFLSFGRHFPLISDLFFDYFPMYNKMRAVESILVIPALIIPLLAFVALKQFVDEKDKTKDLPKKLLYSLYITGGGLLVFMLIPTLFFDFRDTSHQEMVNHIAEAFKADLGFANSIGSALIEDRISLARTDAFRSLIFILLGFGILWAILKGKVKANTAFIVLGVLILVDMWSVDRRYLNNSNFYDKSVLDQNYQATAADLQILNDKALDFRVIDFTKGNPFFDASASYFHKSVGGRHSARLQRYDEMITAQFSEKINEPVLDMLNTKYLIMADKSSPTPQAIERKTALGNAWFISNINYVKNADEEMKGITSFDPKTTAIVDETVKSQIGDVKSLTDTTAKIQLTEYHPDHLVYKYKSAQDAIAVFAEIWYDKGWNAYLDGNKIPYFRANYILRAAKLPAGSHNLEFKFEPTSYLVGDKISMISSLILVIISGIAVFLHFRAKKNTASV, encoded by the coding sequence ATGAAGAAATGGTTTCAAGCTAACAGCACACATTTTATTATCATTGGGATATTTTTTATTCTTTGTTTTGCCTATTTCAGTCCTGCAATGCAGGGTAAAGACCTTTACCAAAGCGATGTGCTTGAAGCCAAGGCAATGGCAAAGGAAATTATGGATGTTAAAGCCGCAACTGGAAAAGGGCCATTGTGGACCAATTCTATGTTCGGTGGAATGCCCAGTTTCCAGATCTGGGTATCGAACAGCGGAAGTATTGCCAACTATGTTATAAATACTTTAAAAACTGTATTTCCGAACCCCATAGATATTGTTCTTTGTTATCTTTTGGGTGCTTACTTTTTATTAAGTACATTAAAAATGAAGCCCTGGCTTGCTGCTGCCGGAGCAATAGCTTTTGCTTTTACCTCTTATAATTTCATTTATATTGAAGCCGGCCACAGCAATCAGGCAATGGCAATTTCATTCTTTGCACCTGTGCTTGGTTCTATTTTACTCACTTTTAGGGGGCGATATTTATTGGGTGGCTTGTTAACTGCGTTTTTTCTTGCTGTCGAAATCAGATGTAACCACATTCAAATGACCTACTATCTGTTCATGTGTTTACTCATATTAGCAGGTTTTGAGCTTTATTATGCAATAGCATCCAAACAGCTGAAGGCTTTCTTTACCTCTGCGGGCTATCTTGTAGCAGGTGTTATTTTAGCCGTTGGTGTAAATGCCGGACAGTTATGGACTACCTATGAATATGGAAATGAATCTATACGCGGTAAGGCAAATTTAACCAGGACATCTTCAAAATCAGATACCGGACTTGGCAGAGATTATGCTTATAACTGGAGTCAGGGTGTTGGCGAAATATCTACATTTCTTGTTCCAAACATGTATGGTGGCGCTACACAGATCAAACAATTAGACGAGCATTCTCATGTTGCTAAAGCATTGGTAGCAAAGGGTGTTCCCGAAGATCAGGTTAAGGAGATTATCCCTCAGCTTCAGCAAGGTTTAATAAGAACCTACTGGGGCGAAAAATCCAGCACCCATGGCCCATGGTATTTTGGCTGTATTGTAATCTTTTTATATGTGCTTGGGTTATTTATAGTTAAGGGTAAAATGAAGTGGTGGATTTTAACTTCCACATTTCTATTTGTGTTTTTATCATTTGGCAGGCATTTCCCATTAATCTCAGATCTATTCTTTGATTATTTCCCTATGTACAACAAAATGCGGGCAGTAGAATCTATATTGGTTATACCAGCATTAATTATTCCATTACTTGCATTTGTAGCGCTTAAGCAATTTGTAGATGAGAAAGACAAGACAAAAGATTTACCTAAGAAATTACTTTACTCGCTATACATAACAGGTGGTGGCTTACTGGTATTTATGCTTATTCCTACACTGTTTTTTGACTTTAGAGACACATCCCATCAGGAAATGGTGAATCATATTGCCGAGGCATTTAAAGCTGACCTCGGCTTTGCCAATTCAATAGGTAGTGCGTTGATAGAAGACAGGATATCACTTGCCCGAACTGATGCTTTCAGATCCCTGATTTTCATTTTACTGGGCTTTGGTATTTTATGGGCAATACTGAAAGGCAAAGTTAAAGCAAACACTGCATTTATTGTTTTAGGTGTACTGATATTGGTTGATATGTGGAGTGTAGACAGAAGATACCTGAATAACAGCAACTTCTATGATAAATCTGTGCTCGACCAAAATTACCAGGCTACTGCAGCTGATCTTCAGATCTTAAATGATAAAGCACTTGACTTTAGGGTTATAGATTTCACTAAAGGCAATCCTTTCTTTGATGCTTCGGCCTCGTATTTCCACAAATCGGTAGGAGGAAGGCACTCTGCAAGACTACAACGCTATGATGAAATGATTACCGCACAATTTAGCGAGAAAATAAACGAGCCTGTATTAGATATGTTAAATACCAAATATTTGATAATGGCTGATAAATCCAGTCCAACACCTCAGGCTATAGAAAGAAAAACAGCTTTGGGTAATGCCTGGTTTATTAGTAATATAAACTACGTTAAAAATGCGGATGAAGAGATGAAAGGCATTACCAGTTTTGATCCTAAAACAACGGCAATAGTTGATGAGACCGTTAAATCTCAAATTGGTGATGTAAAATCTTTAACTGATACTACTGCAAAAATTCAACTGACCGAGTATCATCCGGATCACCTTGTTTATAAATATAAAAGTGCACAAGACGCCATCGCCGTATTTGCAGAAATATGGTATGATAAAGGATGGAATGCTTATTTGGATGGCAACAAAATCCCTTATTTTAGAGCTAATTACATACTTAGAGCAGCTAAACTACCTGCTGGGAGTCACAATTTAGAATTTAAGTTTGAACCAACTTCTTACCTTGTAGGAGATAAGATATCAATGATTTCTTCTTTGATTTTGGTAATCATTTCAGGTATTGCTGTATTTTTGCATTTCAGGGCTAAGAAAAACACAGCTTCAGTATAA
- a CDS encoding DUF4268 domain-containing protein: MYSKDQASQIKQAFWTAYGQYMALQPSAEGLRINWVNYKTGIKHLAFKMQVDKKSAWIGIEISNPDLSIQQLLFEQFEEYNKLLSNTLGEEWEWEMHTTDEYGKTVCKIYTVLPAVSIFNKEDWPKLISFFKPRIIALDEFWSDARYGFELFK, translated from the coding sequence TTGTATTCAAAAGATCAGGCTTCGCAAATTAAGCAAGCTTTTTGGACCGCATATGGGCAGTACATGGCCTTGCAACCTTCTGCAGAAGGATTAAGAATTAACTGGGTAAACTATAAAACCGGCATTAAACATCTGGCTTTTAAAATGCAGGTTGATAAAAAATCTGCGTGGATAGGCATTGAAATATCGAACCCAGACCTTAGTATACAGCAGCTTTTATTTGAGCAATTTGAAGAGTATAATAAGCTTTTAAGCAACACCTTAGGAGAAGAATGGGAGTGGGAGATGCATACAACTGATGAATATGGCAAAACAGTTTGTAAAATTTATACCGTTTTACCAGCCGTAAGCATATTTAATAAAGAAGATTGGCCTAAACTAATATCGTTCTTTAAGCCACGAATCATAGCCTTAGATGAGTTCTGGAGCGATGCGCGTTATGGTTTTGAGCTATTCAAATAA
- a CDS encoding helix-turn-helix domain-containing protein: MNILQTSEYLNVIDLNSDGIFVLHEKLERKLPVHSHTKGQLTYVQGGVAYIHIKNVSYIIPARHYVWVPVGLMHYLEVRHQGTVIRNIYFYSQDDSKEPFFEQLGIYPVNNLLLEMIIYTEKWNGFISSDNVVPFQFLSSLKNLLPQLGAKEFPIALPTTNNERLLPIIAFLAKHYNEPLTLEDISKRFGMAERTLSRLFQSVMSISFLQYLKLLRMVRAIEMILQTSKSTSEIAYATGYNSLAAFSKAFYQLTNIRPSDFGKR; the protein is encoded by the coding sequence ATGAATATTTTACAAACATCAGAATATCTGAATGTAATTGACTTAAATTCAGATGGTATATTTGTTTTGCATGAAAAACTGGAGCGCAAATTACCTGTACATTCTCATACCAAAGGTCAATTAACGTATGTGCAAGGTGGAGTAGCTTACATCCATATTAAAAACGTAAGCTATATTATCCCTGCCCGACATTATGTATGGGTGCCGGTTGGTTTAATGCATTACCTGGAAGTAAGGCATCAGGGAACGGTTATCAGAAATATATATTTTTATAGTCAGGACGACTCCAAGGAGCCTTTTTTTGAGCAATTGGGCATCTACCCTGTTAATAACCTTTTACTGGAAATGATAATATATACTGAGAAATGGAATGGCTTTATCTCTTCTGATAATGTAGTTCCCTTCCAGTTCTTGTCTTCTTTGAAGAACTTGCTTCCACAGCTTGGTGCAAAAGAATTTCCAATTGCTTTACCTACTACAAATAATGAAAGATTATTGCCAATTATAGCTTTTTTGGCTAAGCATTACAATGAGCCACTTACGTTAGAAGATATTTCTAAAAGATTTGGCATGGCCGAAAGAACACTTTCAAGATTATTTCAATCTGTAATGAGTATCTCCTTTTTACAGTACTTAAAATTGTTAAGGATGGTTAGAGCTATTGAAATGATTTTACAAACAAGTAAATCAACCAGCGAGATTGCTTATGCTACAGGATATAATAGTTTAGCGGCATTTAGCAAAGCATTTTATCAACTCACAAATATCCGCCCGTCTGATTTTGGAAAGCGTTAG
- a CDS encoding TolC family protein encodes MYSYKKHYALISLSILLSSATFAQKEPSASHLSLAEIWNKAEANSKAVRMQSLKLNESEEAIKDAKAERLPDIEAEGEYARVSNMPIYSNGLFHTPSQFEVVHTAYSFGGNAYLNLYNGNKTSLKIREEKEKRNISAEQLNLTTSEIKLKSAAYYLDLQRSKIFKDLLLKDISDQEKQLDEIRQLLKNGVILKSDVLRAELKLSRQKMSLLQIDNDINIANQKLTILIGEEDSFKILPDSLSSSGLDIKTYPEYLDEAVAHSYELKISEKEVELNKLELKKVKANVSFKVGLFANYAYSYPQIQFYPYSIAMYGLGLSGIKASFPISAFYHNKHKTKVAELAFKRQEVEYEATADKVRQEVNEAYLRYKEAITRIDVAKQNIKQATENLRIVNNTYFNQLSLLTDLLDADTQLLQTRFDLAASQIAAQLQYFQLQKAIGNL; translated from the coding sequence ATGTACTCCTATAAAAAACACTATGCTCTTATCTCACTCTCAATCCTCCTTTCAAGTGCTACGTTTGCCCAAAAAGAACCATCAGCAAGCCATTTATCATTAGCCGAAATATGGAATAAAGCAGAGGCTAACAGTAAAGCTGTAAGAATGCAGAGTTTAAAACTCAATGAATCTGAAGAAGCAATAAAAGATGCCAAAGCAGAACGATTGCCTGATATCGAAGCAGAAGGAGAGTATGCCAGAGTAAGTAATATGCCTATCTATAGTAATGGTCTGTTTCATACACCATCACAGTTCGAAGTAGTTCATACCGCTTACAGCTTTGGTGGCAATGCATACCTGAACCTTTATAATGGAAATAAAACCAGTCTGAAGATCAGGGAAGAGAAAGAAAAAAGGAATATTTCGGCAGAACAACTAAACCTGACTACTTCCGAAATTAAACTAAAATCAGCTGCATATTACCTTGACCTGCAAAGAAGTAAGATCTTTAAAGACTTGCTGTTAAAGGATATCAGTGATCAGGAGAAACAACTTGATGAAATCAGACAACTCCTTAAAAACGGAGTAATTTTAAAAAGTGATGTACTTAGAGCTGAGCTTAAGCTGTCGCGCCAAAAAATGTCGCTATTACAAATTGATAATGATATAAACATAGCCAATCAAAAACTGACAATACTAATAGGTGAGGAGGATAGTTTTAAAATATTACCAGACTCATTAAGCAGTTCAGGTTTGGATATTAAAACATATCCGGAATATCTGGATGAAGCAGTAGCCCACTCATATGAGCTAAAAATCTCGGAAAAAGAAGTCGAGTTAAATAAGCTGGAACTCAAAAAAGTAAAGGCAAACGTTTCTTTTAAAGTGGGACTTTTTGCTAATTATGCTTATTCCTACCCACAAATTCAGTTTTATCCCTATTCTATAGCAATGTATGGCCTCGGACTAAGTGGTATAAAAGCAAGTTTTCCTATCTCGGCTTTTTACCATAATAAACATAAAACCAAGGTGGCGGAACTGGCATTTAAGCGACAAGAGGTTGAATATGAAGCAACAGCTGATAAGGTTAGACAGGAAGTGAACGAAGCCTATTTAAGATACAAAGAGGCGATAACACGTATTGATGTAGCAAAGCAGAATATAAAACAAGCTACAGAAAACCTAAGAATCGTTAACAATACTTATTTCAATCAGTTATCACTATTAACTGATCTTTTAGATGCTGATACACAATTGTTGCAAACCCGTTTTGATTTGGCAGCATCACAAATAGCGGCACAACTACAATATTTCCAATTACAAAAAGCAATAGGTAACCTTTAA
- a CDS encoding HlyD family secretion protein, with translation MRTKKKNYTSTDQLITKITAWIAGVIVVGLMIWGAISLLDLYKYEETNDAQVEEYINPITSRVTGYIRTIKYEENQDVKKGDTLLIIDNSEYKLGQQEAEAALLNAQAQIKVMESNELTTAKAASVMKSQIASAKAKLLKQQQDYDRYSKLFKVESATLQQLENSKAALDVADAEYRSALNSYETSASKVNDIRSQRDVYLAEIKRREALLNRNKLDVGYTVITAPYDGKMGRRTIQEGQLIQAGQTLAFIVDQEAGKWVIANFKETQIASMKLNGHAVIETDAFPGEEFQGTIVSLSPATGARFSLLPPDNSTGNFVKVVQRIPVKIKLDDSKKLTDKLKAGMNAIVVIAKNQ, from the coding sequence ATGCGAACAAAAAAGAAAAACTATACAAGCACTGATCAACTCATCACCAAAATTACTGCCTGGATTGCAGGTGTTATTGTAGTTGGTTTAATGATTTGGGGAGCAATTTCCTTATTAGATCTTTATAAATATGAAGAGACTAATGATGCACAAGTAGAAGAATATATAAATCCTATAACATCAAGAGTAACAGGCTATATAAGAACAATTAAATATGAGGAAAATCAGGATGTAAAGAAAGGTGATACCCTGCTGATTATTGACAATAGCGAATATAAATTAGGCCAGCAAGAGGCCGAAGCTGCATTGTTAAATGCGCAGGCCCAGATTAAAGTAATGGAGAGCAATGAGCTTACAACAGCCAAAGCGGCCAGTGTGATGAAATCACAGATTGCTTCTGCAAAAGCTAAATTGCTAAAGCAGCAACAAGATTATGATCGTTATTCAAAGCTCTTTAAAGTAGAATCTGCAACCCTTCAGCAATTGGAAAATAGCAAAGCCGCACTCGACGTTGCAGATGCAGAATACAGATCAGCGCTCAATAGCTATGAAACTTCAGCTTCTAAAGTAAATGATATCAGATCTCAAAGAGATGTATATCTGGCCGAAATAAAGCGAAGAGAGGCATTATTAAACAGGAACAAGCTAGATGTAGGTTACACGGTAATTACTGCGCCTTATGATGGTAAAATGGGCAGACGAACCATTCAGGAGGGTCAACTAATTCAGGCCGGACAAACATTAGCCTTTATCGTAGATCAGGAAGCAGGTAAATGGGTTATTGCCAATTTCAAAGAAACACAGATAGCAAGTATGAAACTAAATGGTCATGCCGTTATCGAAACAGATGCCTTTCCTGGCGAGGAGTTTCAGGGCACAATCGTTTCTTTATCTCCGGCTACCGGAGCCAGATTCTCTTTGCTGCCACCCGATAATTCAACTGGGAATTTTGTAAAAGTAGTACAGCGTATTCCGGTTAAAATTAAGTTAGATGACAGCAAGAAACTAACAGATAAGCTTAAGGCTGGTATGAATGCTATTGTTGTAATTGCTAAAAACCAATGA
- a CDS encoding MFS transporter → MIAVKPVFKSWAPEWLIRGTIFIVILPCLLLFGLSTANPNAAAGYYGIEPADVQYSMIIFYAAVASFFALERRFFVYLATKEYFLVGIILQIVTSYICYNTQNLHTLFIFRFIQGMANCGTTSICITLIFSRIQSERAREMGYSIFYGMLLCISPISILLTAPIVDAYDYNFLYKAIIFCYIPGAILLLSIMNTVRLNRKIPLYQVDWASFVLYALMLCFIGYVLAYGQQYYWLQDKRIYRSCGAILVLLLIHILRQLNLKRPSQNMEVFKYRNYIIGVFLIFVLYIVRGALNITNLYFATVLGMDPIHIAYIMMANIVGIAISVLISSRLLILKRPMRLIWIYGFGLLLIFHIWMIFLFNTQADASTFIIPLIVQGMGAGMLMTPVIVFAVSSVPERLGGTASAVGVFFRFMGFCSSIALINYYQLYNKTNHINRFQEHITSLNPVALEKLEIYKRALLAKGASTGQASKIAQGLLGKSIEIQAQLKSAIDYYKVISALLIVVILIIALIPYINRTIVNLKTKQPAPISY, encoded by the coding sequence ATGATCGCTGTAAAACCTGTATTTAAAAGCTGGGCTCCGGAATGGTTAATCAGAGGCACAATATTCATCGTAATTTTACCTTGTTTATTGCTTTTTGGCTTATCTACAGCTAATCCGAATGCAGCGGCAGGGTATTACGGTATTGAACCGGCAGATGTTCAATACTCCATGATCATTTTTTATGCTGCCGTAGCCAGTTTCTTTGCCTTAGAAAGACGATTTTTTGTATACCTGGCTACTAAAGAGTATTTTCTTGTGGGAATTATATTACAAATTGTTACCTCATACATTTGCTATAATACTCAGAATTTACACACGCTTTTTATATTCAGATTTATACAGGGCATGGCCAATTGTGGTACTACAAGCATTTGTATTACCTTAATATTTAGTAGAATACAAAGCGAAAGAGCCAGAGAGATGGGATATTCTATTTTCTATGGCATGTTGCTATGTATAAGCCCGATATCTATTTTACTAACCGCACCTATTGTAGATGCCTACGATTACAACTTCTTGTATAAAGCAATCATATTTTGCTATATACCCGGCGCTATTCTTTTGCTTTCTATAATGAATACAGTGCGTTTAAATCGCAAAATTCCACTTTATCAGGTAGATTGGGCAAGTTTTGTACTCTATGCGCTAATGCTATGTTTTATTGGCTATGTGCTGGCTTATGGCCAACAATACTATTGGCTGCAGGATAAACGTATATACAGAAGTTGCGGAGCAATATTAGTGCTATTGCTAATTCATATTTTAAGACAACTTAATTTAAAAAGACCTAGCCAGAATATGGAAGTATTTAAATACAGAAACTATATAATTGGTGTGTTTTTAATCTTTGTGCTTTACATTGTTCGTGGTGCGCTAAATATTACTAACCTGTATTTTGCTACTGTTTTAGGAATGGATCCAATTCATATTGCTTATATCATGATGGCCAATATTGTCGGAATTGCCATAAGTGTTTTAATTTCTTCACGACTATTGATTTTAAAAAGACCGATGAGGTTAATCTGGATCTACGGTTTTGGATTACTTCTGATATTTCATATCTGGATGATATTTTTGTTTAACACCCAGGCAGATGCTTCAACTTTTATAATTCCTTTAATTGTTCAGGGGATGGGAGCTGGTATGCTGATGACTCCGGTAATTGTTTTCGCTGTGTCTTCAGTTCCTGAACGTTTGGGTGGTACAGCATCAGCAGTTGGGGTATTTTTTCGTTTTATGGGTTTTTGTAGCAGTATAGCACTCATCAACTATTATCAGCTTTACAATAAAACCAACCATATAAATCGTTTTCAGGAGCACATCACTTCTTTAAATCCAGTAGCACTTGAAAAGCTTGAAATATATAAAAGGGCGCTATTGGCGAAGGGTGCTTCAACCGGACAGGCATCTAAAATTGCCCAGGGACTGCTTGGTAAATCTATTGAAATTCAGGCTCAATTGAAATCGGCAATTGATTACTATAAGGTTATAAGTGCTTTATTAATTGTTGTAATCCTTATTATAGCATTAATTCCATATATTAATAGAACTATTGTTAATCTTAAAACCAAGCAACCGGCTCCAATATCATATTAA